One region of Leishmania panamensis strain MHOM/PA/94/PSC-1 chromosome 28 sequence genomic DNA includes:
- a CDS encoding hypothetical protein (TriTrypDB/GeneDB-style sysID: LpmP.28.1810), with protein MPQPTRSAQLSVPTPAPTKTSVMHSQPRPRLAGVSPSAVLVNTTLGVPPGPMLRQHSTTPEVSPLNSKSASTAAWSPTMSSPLPSVPANSWYAKPFVERPGVPISAFHRDHRGKIIFSSRPVPVEGSELLALPGQKLQTLTVCEVGKDLLYGMAYLYATPLAIEHQWRGRVAHLLQVRKQQAPIPDIMRRGVQGFTILQRQQPAQGGERVSTLMPSSSPKPPPSLPASPGLIAEASAKYRSTMRFERGETTVYDRPADNFLFGIKLFVNEELVEDHYPDVHALPQCTATITAKEAAQFWSCVPFVLVGYLNQTLLDPISLFHTLSLNFVEHLLRVKLPGRGPSGPAAKGGMAASTRLPSSTPDPSPHTNAALLELPFRVEVVYGCRAEAFYCTHFIARGSCVLRMTEASKPSLKSYEEKLRALVKRRHTAPQLIPHPMSFPSPPPACAGCGYPLQYRCIVCGASVCGRSVCELNPVLGYPRACTRHALQ; from the coding sequence ATGCCGCAGCCGACGAGATCCGCTCAACTGAGTGTGCCGACGCCGGCCCCTACGAAGACCTCCGTGATGCATTCACAGCCACGCCCGCGTCTCGCCGGTGTCTCTCCCAGTGCTGTGCTTGTCAACACCACGCTGGGAGTGCCTCCGGGACCGATGTTGCGCCAGCATTCCACCACACCAGAGGTGTCGCCGCTGAATTCGAAGTCCGCGTCCACGGCAGCCTGGAGCCCCACCATGTCTTCACCACTTCCATCGGTACCAGCGAACAGCTGGTATGCTAAGCCGTTTGTCGAGCGACCTGGTGTACCAATATCTGCTTTCCATCGGGACCACCGCGGCAAGATAATTTTCTCATCTCGTCCAGTACCGGTCGAGGGGTCGGAATTGTTAGCGCTACCTGGACAGAAACTGCAGACCTTGACCGTCTGCGAGGTGGGCAAAGACCTTCTCTACGGAATGGCCTACCTCTACGCCACACCGCTTGCCATCGAGCATCAGTGGCGCGGCCGTGttgcgcacctccttcaAGTGCGGAAGCAGCAAGCACCGATACCAGACATCATGCGCCGAGGTGTGCAGGGGTTCACCAtactgcagcgacagcaaccGGCGCAGGGGGGTGAGCGAGTATCAACGCTGATGCCCTCGTCTTCGCCGAAGCCTCCGCCGTCGTTGCCAGCTTCACCTGGCTTGATAGCGGAGGCTTCGGCGAAGTACAGGAGCACGATGCGCTTTGAGCGTGGCGAAACTACTGTGTATGACCGCCCTGCCGACAATTTTCTGTTTGGCATAAAGCTCTTCGTGAACGAGGAGCTCGTGGAGGATCACTACCCGGACGTACACGCACTTCCGCAGTGCACCGCGACCATCACCGCCAAGGAGGCCGCGCAATTCTGGAGCTGCGTCCCGTTTGTTTTGGTTGGATACCTCAACCAGACCCTGCTGGAccccatctccctcttccacacCCTTTCTTTGAACTTTGTGGAGCATCTCCTGCGGGTGAAGCTGCCTGGCCGTGGCCCCTCTGGTCCAGCAGCGAAGGGCGGCATGGCAGCCTCGACGCGGTTGCCATCTTCGACGCCCGACCCCTCGCCGCACACCAacgccgcgctgctggagctaCCTTTccgggtggaggtggtgtacGGTTGCCGTGCTGAGGCGTTTTACTGCACGCACTTTATCGCACGCGGCAGCTGTGTTTTGCGCATGACGGAGGCCTCTAAGCCGTCGCTGAAGAGTTATGAGGAAAAACTGCGTGCTCTGGTCAAGAGACGCCATACAGCGCCCCAGTTAATCCCCCACCCCATGAGCTTTCCTTCGCCGCCACCCGCTTGTGCCGGATGCGGCTATCCACTGCAGTACCGCTGCATTGTCTGTGGTGCCAGCGTGTGCGGGAGATCAGTATGTGAGTTGAACCCCGTCTTGGGCTACCCTCGCGCCTGTACACGACACGCGCTACAATGA